In Mycolicibacterium gadium, the genomic window CCTCATGCAGGCAGTACCGGTACTCCGGCGAGCCGTTGGGCGTCCAGAAGGCGTACTCCATGAGCCCGCGGATCAGAATGGACTCGAAGTGCAGACCGACCTTCGCGACGTTGGCCTGCCGCCACATGCCGATCTCGATCTGGCGCTCTTTTGGCTGCGACTGATACCAGGGGTGCTTCCCTATCGGGTCGGTCGCCGGCAGGATCCAGCGCTCGTCATCCTCGACGACCTTGAACTCCGGCGAGTCCCAGTCGATGTCGGTGTACGGATTGAAGTTGCGTCGCACCGACCCCTCGGACAATGTGGTGAGCATGTCGACGTATGCGGTGTCATCGGTGACATCCATATTGCGCCGCCAGCGCCGGACCGTGCGTGTTCGGGCTTCCTTGACTGCCATTCGACACCTCCTCGGTGAGGTCTACGAGCCTTGATTGTCAAACACGGTACCGCAGGTATCGCATACCGTGAATACCCCTTTCCGGCATGTGGCACACCGGGCCCGGAACCTACTTTTGTGACGGAGGCCACACATGGTTGAGCTGAAGACCCGAGACGAAATCGAGTTGATGGCCGACGCGGGCGCCGTCGTCGCCGAGGCGCTGAGCGCGGTCATCGAGCGGGCGAAGCCGGGGATGACCGCCTTGGACCTGGACCGCATCGCCGCTGAGGTCTTGACGCGGCACGGCGCGTCGTCACCGTTCCTGAACTACCACCCGCGGTGGGCGCCGACCCCGTTTCCCGGCGTGCTGTGCGTCAGCGTCAACGACGCCGTTGTGCATGGCATCCCCAATGAGTACGTACTCGCCGACGGCGATCTGGTGTCGGTCGACTTCGGCGCCACCCTGCACGGCTGGACCGGGGATGCGGCGCGCAGCTTCATCGTCGGAACCCCGCGCGACGGGGATGCCGCGCTGATCGAGGCCGCCGACGCGGCGCTCGCGGCGGGCATCGCGGCGGTGCGGCCGGGCAACAGGCTCGGAGACGTCGGCCATGCGATCTCGACGACGGTGCATGAGAGGGGCTTCGGTCTGCTCGCCGACCACGGCGGGCACGGCATCGGCCGCACCATGCACGAGGACCCGGACGTACCCAACGAAGGCCGGCCTGGCAAGGGAATGAAGTTGCGTCCCGGTTTGGTCATCGCGATCGAGCCCATGTTGATCGGCGACGGCACCGACGAATACCGGCACGACCCCGACGGGTGGACGCTCCGAAGTCTGTCGGGCGCCCGGGCCGCCCACAGCGAGCACACCGTTGCCGTCACCCCCGACGGGGCTCGAATCCTGACGAACTAGCGACGGCTACCTCTTCGCGAAGTCGCCAGCCACGGTCAACATGCTGCCGCTTCTGACGGCCGAGAATCCCGCATCGGTCATGCCACAGTCGGTGATGACCGCGCGGTGCCCCGGACTGTTCATCCACCAATTCACCGCGGCAGCAGGTGAACCGCCGGGGCCATTGGCCCAGAACACGATTTCGCCGAGATCCTCGAACGACGTATAGCCGGCGTCCGTGACGCGCTGGACGACAGAGGAGCCGTCCGAACCGGTGTGGGCCTGCACTCCGGACCTGAGCATGTCGTTGGCATGGCGCGCGGCCGACGCCGTCAGCTGCGGATTGGGCGCCACCGGACCACATCCGTTGGCCGCGCGCGTCGCGTTGATCTCGTTGAGCACCGCGCCGCCCTCGTCTCCGGAAGCCTGCGTCGGCGCCGCAGCGGCTATCGCACCCAACGCCATCATCGCCGCTGCACACATCGGCATGAGGGCCGTAACGTTCCCATGACTGATCACGTGCCCCCCAATGGGCTCAGTCCCCGACAGATCACATTATGGATACAAAATGGTTCCATCGTGTGTTCTTTACCCACTTTTCCAACATTTTCTGCTTGACCTCCCCGCCGAAGGCGCGCAGCGGGGGTCACTACTCTTGTCCCCATGGCCGACCTCACGATTCCCGCCGACCTCAAACCTCGCGACGGCCGCTTCGGCTGTGGACCGTCCAAGGTGCGCCCCGAACAACTGCAAGCCCTCGCCGCCGCGGGCGACGTATTCGGGACTTCACACCGGCAGGCGCCTGTCAAGAACCTCGTCGGCCGTGTGCGTGACGGGCTGCGTCAACTCTTCTCGGTACCCGACGGCTACGAGGTCATCCTCGGCAACGGCGGCACCACCGCGTTCTGGGACGCGGCCGCATTCGGATTGATCGACAAGCGCTCACTGCACCTGACCTACGGCGAATTCAGCAGCAAGTTCGCCTCGGCGGTGGCCAAGAATCCGTTCGTCGGCGACCCAGTCGTCGTCAAGGCCGATGCAG contains:
- the map gene encoding type I methionyl aminopeptidase is translated as MVELKTRDEIELMADAGAVVAEALSAVIERAKPGMTALDLDRIAAEVLTRHGASSPFLNYHPRWAPTPFPGVLCVSVNDAVVHGIPNEYVLADGDLVSVDFGATLHGWTGDAARSFIVGTPRDGDAALIEAADAALAAGIAAVRPGNRLGDVGHAISTTVHERGFGLLADHGGHGIGRTMHEDPDVPNEGRPGKGMKLRPGLVIAIEPMLIGDGTDEYRHDPDGWTLRSLSGARAAHSEHTVAVTPDGARILTN
- a CDS encoding CAP domain-containing protein, whose product is MPMCAAAMMALGAIAAAAPTQASGDEGGAVLNEINATRAANGCGPVAPNPQLTASAARHANDMLRSGVQAHTGSDGSSVVQRVTDAGYTSFEDLGEIVFWANGPGGSPAAAVNWWMNSPGHRAVITDCGMTDAGFSAVRSGSMLTVAGDFAKR